In Procambarus clarkii isolate CNS0578487 chromosome 17, FALCON_Pclarkii_2.0, whole genome shotgun sequence, the sequence cccggaatacgacccgccaaatcgtttaaaaaccaacgtacccattcactgctgggtgaacagaagctacaattaaggattggtacccagtcaatcctccccggccaggatacgaacccaggccaaagcgctcgcgaagcacGGGTCCGTCCTCCTAatggaacgtcgcattttgacgtatatttgACCCAAGGACAAAAATTGTAATAGAAAACGTCTCGCGAAATTTTAATACGACAATTTTTTGACGTTTGGAAaccttaagaggacgggctggtgtcttaccactgcgccacggggactgctaaaTTGTTAAGTGGTATATAATGATGGTGAAAAAAATTTGATAAAAGCATGGGAGGAGGAACAGTAGCATGGGAAGAATGAAAAAGATGAAATGAATAATAAGCAAAAATAAGGAACAAGCAATTTCATTTTAAAATAGTTTATGATAAAAATTCTCTTTCATGTGACTAGttttctttgtttaatattaaagGGTAAACTATAGTAAATATGAATTTACCTAtaccttataataataatttgatttgGATTTTCAGTGTATGTTAAttcgttttgtcggggacaggcagcctgtgaatGTATATACGTTAGGTTTATATTTAGCCCCACCCCCCTTAAGGTGAAACTAGTGACCCGCCTCAGGATACAAAACCACAAACAGGCTGACTAACTCTTAGGTTACTGCTAAATGCACCGAGGCAttaagtgaaaggaaacgtgcccaaccgcttctgtcctgcccgggattcgAAGCGGGGATTCCCGATTGCGAGTCAAGAACAAGCCCAACCGTTCTGTGCAATAATTTGCACGCAGAATTACATATGTATTTAACGATGGGGAATTATTGCGCTATTACCTGCAGAACTGTCAGTGTTCACGTTATGAGTGTTCATACCATGAGTGTTCAGGAATGTTCATATCTCTCAAGTTTGAAGTTTAATCAGTCGAGAGAACATGAAGTTGACACGGCTTTGACGTCACGACTTTTACCCGAACGATGCTGCCATATAGTTTGTCCCTCAttgctctctctttcctctctgatatatatacatttaatcAATGTTTAAATGTCTTATATATGTACTACATATAATTATAAGTAATGTTACTGAGCTGGTATATTTAAGAATGAGGACATTTGTTTTTTAAGAATCAAATGTTTAATTTTTGGGAATTTTCGGCAAGGGGAGCAAGAGGCCATGACGTCATGAACTCTGACGTCACTCTTGTTGACAAGCCTTACATTTGTTACGATATTTTGACATGTATACTCAACCTTCATGTCAAAATACACACAAAATCCGTGTATTTATATGTTCTTTAAGCTAAATAACGCACGCCTAACATGTAATTTGTTGtaaataatttacaaaaatatttgaaaatgtaaCAATTGGCACCATGTTCTCACGATGTTAGTCGGTTGCAAAACACTCACTTAACTTAATTTGAAGATAATGTCGagcattaaattacacaaactacaaGAGCGGTTTCTGCCAAGTGTATATATTAGTGGTGTTACCGTAGTCGCAAGAAACGCACCAGGAGGAAAAATCAATTACCGAGCGCACTATTAAGAAATAGGTGGCACCACCGCACCCGCCTCCAGTAGTGTTGGAGGAGGGGTAAACCTAGTGCCTTTTCCACCCCCTCATTCATTAACTACTCTACTTGGCGAGGAGTTGGAAGGCACCGGGACTTCGTCAAGCCCACACTCACTCCCCGCCCAGGTCCTAGATTGCCTCGGTGtgcagctcctggtccccagCACTCCAGCATCTCTAAGACGGTAACTACTGGCCACCATACACCCGCCACCATTGATCCCTTAGCGCCCTCGCTGCCGGCCCGCTCCCTACCTCAGTACGATACTTtctaccacctctctctctctctcttgctctctcttcctcttgctctttctctctttttctcttgctctctctttttctcttgctctctttttttctcttgctctctttttttctcttgctctctttttttctcttgctctctttttttctcttgctctctttttttctcttgctctctttttttctcttgctctctttttttctcttgctctctttttttctcttgctctctttttttctcttgctctctttttttctcttgctctctttttttctcttgctctctctttttctcttgttctttttctcttgctctctctttttctcttgctctctctttttctttctctagctccttctctttttctcttttttcttttttttctctctcatgTTAATGTTGTTATTGTATGGACTATAAAAGCGTATGTACTACTAATATGGCTGTCTTATAATGTGTTATTACGTAGAGGTAATTATTACTCTTGTTACCATACCAGTGTGTTAAGGCTTCATATGTCAGCTGGGTTATCTTGTGTTGACATTTGTAAGTGAGGCAGCGTTGTGGAGCACAgtttgccggccggccggccagtAACCACCCTTATAGATGTTTATAAGTGCTGGTGATTGTGGATAATTTTAGCACTTAACGAGTGGGTTATAAGTGCCAATGATTGACGAGTTTCGTCCACCTTAGTTAAGTACTTAAGTGTTTTGTAGGGTCGTCATGtctagttccttcagtcgctcttcatatcccattcctGGCAAATTGTGGGATGGGATGTGAAGTCGGCGCAGCCGGtagcaggttcgattcccgagtTAAGAGGGAGACGTTCGAGCAACTGTTTCATTTCAGCTGGGTGCCTCTGTTTACCtgcctataaatatatatatacccgggagttaggcaactgttgtgggctcCATCCTATGCTAGGTCAGTAGTTGGTCTACTTGATAGGCCTACCGGGTGTCCTGTTCCCAGACAATACTAATAGTGGAACATGTAATAACGTGTTATGTCACTTGATTgatagattaagccacccaagaggtggcacgggcatgaatagccccgtaaggtGCCATTTGAGTGCAAGTGCTGTTTAATATATACTTGTGAGTACCGGCACTCGTGCGCCCTGACTGATGCTTGCATGTCTGTGTCTTCAGAGATGTTGATGGCGGCCCTGACTGTCCCTGTGGTCATCGGTCCGCCCCTCTGCCCCGCCCATTCCATCCGTGACCCCTGCCGTGACCCTGTGACCTCCCAGCCACGCATGCCACCTGCTCAGGTGGTGAGCTGTCAACACCAGGTGGCCAGGCTCAGAGGCGTTGACGACGGGTGTGACCCGGCCTCCGACGGGTGTGACCCGGCCTCCGACGGGTGTGACCCGGCCTCCGACGGGTGTGACCCGGCCTCCGACGGGTGTGACCCGGCCTCCGACGGGTGTGACCCGGCCTCCGACGGGTGTGACCCGGCCTCCGACGGGTGTGACCCGGCCTCCGACGGGTGTGACCCGGCCTCCGACGGGTGTGACCCGGCCTCCGACGGGTGTGACCCGGCCTCCGACGGGTGTGACCCGGCCTCCGACGGGTGTGACCCGGCCTCCGACGGGTGTGACCCGGCCTCCGACGGGTGTGACCCGCCCATCTTGAAGGTGGCAGCGGGTGACGTGACGTACCGAGGAGAAGGAGCTGACCATGTCGTCCTCAGGGTCATCAACACggtaagtgtgtcagtggtggtaagCCATGGTCGAGGGCTTGACCCTCGACCATGGCTCATGGTAAGACTTGCCCTACTATTTTTCCCCTGATCACACACCGCCAGCAAGTCTTATTAACCCCTGGAGTGAAAAGTTGTGCAGTGGTTCCCAGTCAATCTTCCCCGCGCTTTGTCAcgggtctcttttttttttttccggcCCGCCTTCCAACTGTTAATTAGTCAACTGTTACCAACTAttaattttacacacacacacacacacgtgtgcacgagacaagcagcccgtaacagctgtctaactcccaggtacctattttactgctaggtaacaggcatcagggtgaaagaatgtCCATTTTGTTTGCCATCACCGGGGAACGAAccgggaccctaggattacgagtccagaacgctgtccactcagctatcaggccccctgtGTGCGTGCGTGGGTGTGTATGCGCGTGCACGCGCGTGCCCAACGACACCATTACCGACTTTCCCAAGGCGGCAGCCctcagatgtgttgttgttgttgttttaagattcATCTTCTGGGAATAAaaacttccaagtagcacgggctatggtgagcccgtagtggatttacctggcacaggagcggggctgtgaataTGTGTTAAtggcaagtacctatgtactgctcggtgaACAGACGCATGAGGGGGAAAGGAAACGCTGCCAAAATTGTCCTCGAGACAACACTACCAGGAACCAGGTAGTTCTTGGGACAGTACTACCGTAAGCGTGGTAGCCCTTGTACCTTATCCCCAGTGACGCCTGGTATCCCGGAACTCGCATGATTTACCGCCCTCATTCTGAGCAGGATGCTGCATCTATTAGCTGGTGAGGCCATGCTGTATTATACAATTACGCGTGATAATGTATTCACTACGTGTGTGgcacactgttggtgggtgtgggtagtgtgggagatgccgtgggtgggtgtgggtagtgtgggagaggttgtgggtggtgtgggagaggccgtgggtagtgtgggagaggccgtgggtagtgtgggagaggccgtgggtagtgtgggagagggtgtgggtagtgtgggagaggcCGTGGGTGGTGTAGTCAGCTTGTGGGTTTGCATCctaggcggggtcagtaattcggcccggaactgaggcattaggtgaaaagaaatgtgcccaatcatttctgtcccgcctggaaTTTGAACCCTGAATTTTTTATTGTGCGTTAGATATCAACGAAAGGATATCCAGGAACTTTCCATTTTCGGGCGCAGCTGATGTTCACAATGTGAACTTGATATAGCATTCGTTAGTACTTCCTTACATGTCCAAGAGCACTGGATCCCCCTCTGTCACTAGTATTttgtccacaaccaccaccacactaccacaaccaccaccacactgccacaaccaccaccacactgccacaaccaccaccacactgccaccacaactatcacaattaccaccacaactatcacaaccaccaccacactaccacaaccaccaccacactgccataaccactaccacaactaccacaaccacactactacaaaaaccaccacaattaccaccacaactaccaccaccacaactaccaccaccaccaccacactgccataaccacaaccacactactacaaaaaccaccacaaccacactactacaaaaaccaccacaactaccaccaccacaactaccaccaccacacttaccacaaccaccaccacactgccataaccaccaccacaactaccacaaccactctACTACAAAaaccaccacaattaccaccacaactaccaccaccacattaccaccaCGCTACCACGACGACCACCACgctaccacgaccaccaccacgctaccacgaccaccaccacgctaccacgaccaccaccacgctaccacgaccaccaccatactaccacaaccacactaccaccacgatGACCACCaggctaccatatatatatatatatatatacatatatatatatatatataatatatataatatatatatatatatataatatatatataatatatatatatagtgtgagaaagctgcatgaacgcgcaagccatatatcactaagaactctttgacccggccaggattcgaacccatcccGTCCAGGATcatccctaaacgtacacagtaccgtgaccaccgcaccaatgatcgtctataaggattggtcagtcttggtgcttattaactaagctccctgattgatcaacccccgacgacactcatggatccatttgggtacagtttttcatcaaattctggcgcatgcacgggccgcactgagtttaACATGTGTTGTCACCCTCAAGGAATAactgtcctcctcctccaacagggTCAAGTGCTACGACTTCGGAAGACTTTGGTCCGGGGGCCGGTAACCAGCAGGGAGGAACTGGTTCTCCGGGCCGCCCGAGACAGAGAGGTTCTTCGCCACGTTGCACGTCGTATTCTCGGACCCTTGCTCACCGACGAGTCACAGTTGGTCACCCTCAACCCGGACACCCTAGCAGCTCTCAGGCGCACCGTCGAGCCCCGAAGACAGGGTGAGTGCCTTGGAGGTGATGATAGGGCGAGTACCTTGGTGATGATAGGGCGAGTTGTAGAAAATTGGGATTCAGTGAGATTGGGAAAGGATAATGGTGCATACCTTGGAAGAAATGATAGAATGAGAGTCTTGGAAAATAATGGTGTGGTGAAAGTCTTGAGAGGTGGTAATGATGGGTGAGAGTCTTGGGAGGTGAAGATGATAGGATGGGAACGGAATAGACACACAGGCGTGACTCCAAGTTGAGGCCCAAGTGAAAAATAATAGACACAAGAACTTTAGGCTGAAACAGCTGATGCCACAGCACTTATAGTTAGATatggggctccatgctggagatgGAAACTCAAGGATTGGTCTAATGTATGTGATATATATAAGGTTCTGAATAGTTCCTTATGCAGATTTGTAAAGGCGATTTCTATAAGTTGGCCACCCTAGCATATACCAGTGTATGGATTTTTCTAGTATGTCAATGGCGGAGACAGGAAGATTGTTATACATGTTGAAGTGCCTAGCCATATTTTGTAAAGGTATCTAAGCAGTTACCCATCCATCTATTGACCAGACTTAAGGGGGGATTAACCTGGCTGACTTGACCTAGTGAATGTCTGCATGTTTTTTTTTGTCTTTATCTGAGTGAAGGCACTTCCCTGAATCTACTATCACTGATAGTGTACCATCTACTATGTCACATCAGCTGCTTGGTTCTGTTGGTCTACCAAGGACAAGCACCAGATCTTGGCCACCCTCTTATTACTCTTATTATACCCTCTTATTAATTACCCTCACAGAGGTACAGGGAGCAGtggcatttattttatttattgatcTAATTTATGTACAGGGTATTTATCTATTGTGCTACATAGTCTCCTCGGCTTGGTAATTTTTGATAATTACTCGTGCCACTATTGGGAAAGTAATGAGTCAGAAAGacaaaacaaaccactgctggCTTCAATAGCATTCGCAGCCTCGAGAACCACCGAAAGAACCTTCCCGACAGTGTAAACAAAGGATCAAAATCTTAACCTCAACCATTCCTGGGACGAGAGTCGACAGTTCTGGAATGGTTTTTATTGCccagtgttgaactttctccaaagcagctaCACTATGACTTTCAGAAGATAAAGTGCATGAAGTCTTCGTgtttggatacaataatccaagtggagcaaaccagagatttatacagctgaataactaccttcttttcctcaaAGTTGAAGGTTTGCCTGATTATTCCTAGTTTATGGTTTGCATTTTTGTTTACTgtagctcccacttgttgtgcaactttcaatgaATGGTGGGGTCTGATTCCAAGGtcgttttcttcatcaatctggtgCAAGGTTATGTTGTTAATTTGATAGTTGTGATGTGGATTGTTAGGAGCCACTTGCCAGGTCTTGcatttttttatattaaaaaacatttgcaagtcttctgaccatttgcggGATTCAtgcagatctctttgtaaggcctcAATGTCATTTTCACTTCTAACATTACCATAAATTTTTGGTTTGTTTTAGTTTTGCCCCGAGAGGGGAATTttttgggcaacgccactcatcctgagagtgaacatactgccatagcagcatgtacaacaccccccaataggaagaaaaccagcTGGGTTGTTAatgctgtcacttgtacccacacAGCTGggtcttgcttaactgtctcaagtgaacagtttatcaaacaagattaacatttgtcaacccttaaaaactTGCGTTATCTTGTGGTTGCAAAATGAGGAAATCTTTTGAGCACAGCATTTATATTTGACagatagtattttcctaactcaaacaatgtggggtttactaTGCTGCACACACTTCTAATGTgtcttagatgttcacattctctcaggtagtggtcaaggcggtgtctgtCACACTCCACAAATTCTGCAACTCTGCTGCTCGGCTGTTGTTTCCATCCCGAatcgccatggatatttgtatccaagatgaattcttgctattactgattctctcccatgGCCACCACCTCTTCGTCTATAATGACTGTGATTACCttaaaatttgatgatgtggtttgtaatattttcatGTCATTGATATACATGACAAAAAGGGTTAGCCCCAAAAATTGACCCTTGCAGTACCCTACTCACCACATTTCTCTAGTCATATTCATTTCTGTTTAGCAGGACACTTTGGTTTTGGTTTTAGTGATTttttttatccattctagtattctaccatttattccTCCATttattcacctccagcctgctcatacactgcTTGAGCCTGCTTGGTCACTCGGTCCTGTCATTTCGTTTCTTTCTTAGGCTTGACTTGTTGTGTCCCCTTCAGTCTATTATTGCTTTCAGATTTTGTTATTGGCTGCTCTTGCTTCaggttgcagggggggggggggggggcttcaagCTTTTCTCCAGAGGCATGGATTTTGTTCATCTGGCTCGGATGGGCTGTTTGTTCATTTTCAGTTGGCTCCTTTTCTGGCGAGGAACAGGTCAGTGGGCTTCTTGAGGAGTCTGTTGGTTAATGCTTGTTTGATTCAGCCAGAGGGTgcaccatgtgttgtgtccagtagAGGCTTTTCTCTGCTTCCCTGTGCAATTGATTCTGCCTCAGTGGATGCCCTGTGGGTTAATTCTGTCACCTTGGCCCCCTGCTTGAAGGCTTGTATTTCTCAGGTTGTCTGCAGTGTTAAATCTAGCCAGCCTGAGATGTATCCTCGCGCTTATGATGTTAGGAAGAATGCCGCTCTCTCGGTAGTGTTCATGAATATCTCCTGGGCTGATATTCCGACATGGGGGTTTTGGAGACTGAACAGGGTTCGGATGTTATGGTCTCTAATTAATGTGCCTGAGCCCTAGTGTCCTTGTGTGGCTTTGGGTAATTTTACATCCGTCTGTCTCCTTTGTTCCGACTCATGCGGTGTTCTTTCCTCCCTGGTAATTGCCCACTTGTTTTCCTTCTCTGTGGGCAGTtagtttcagggagccacaaggggcttcCCCAGAAAACTTCGggcttctgcccgaaacgctttgcgtaatagtggctttaggcattgtatgtactagctctatctataatccatcaacttttgtatcttaccttgtatgtatgtatcttacctgaataaaaattgatttatttattattatttataaaaccagcactgaatgtaatgaaatgccagtttctgaATCTCCAGTAGCTCCCTGACACCTCGCCCTCTTTCTGCCATTAAAGAGTTGGTTACACCTACCATAGACCTGAGGGTTGGGTTAGCCAGCTGACTACGAGCTATCTCACTCCTCTCCCTAACTGAGTGAGGAAGGCGGGGCAAAAGTTCgagatttttattatttatttgcaTTTGGGAGCTTTTTCAGTGGTTCTCTAGGATGTGGTCTCTATTGAAGCCAGCAGTGTTTTTTTTTGTCTTGCTGACTTTCTGGTTGCTTCCCCATTGGTGACATAAATAAGTTccactgctccctgcacctctgaggggggggggggagccaggtTCTGACACCCTTTCCTGGATGGCCAGTAAAACTCTGTGGCTGATGTGACCTAGTAGATGATACGCTATCAGTGAaactagcttcaggaagccacaggGGCTTAACAAGAAATTATCATTTCTGTGGAGTCCCCCCCCTCCGACTCCCCAGAGCTATACCGGGaggatgtgtatatattatattagactgtggcaacagtcaaacgatggagttctaggcctactggagaccacaagccagaacctggcccccctcagagaggcacaaggagcaatggcctatagaaactcccatgtagttggaagcaatctgtctgccatctaccaggtcaggcacccagaatggCAGGAATCTCAAAACAAACTACAACTGGTTAAACATTACAAGCTGAAAGATGAacgagcaagcagaactccccaatcggcaaacaagcatgatgtcaccacagctgccactccactgtctgcgcaactcccccctccctgggagtgggaaggggggatCCCAGACCTCCTGCGCTGGCTACCcaaccccagttcagaggctgaatataaaaatgtggaaaagcgctgaccggagggagggagggttgccggggagcctccgggtcttgcccagaaaatggcgtttcattacatttaacgctggttttttaaCCCTCCTCAAAAGTTATTGCGGAGCAGCCAGCATGCCCTGTAAGTCAATAAGTTATCATGCTGGTACGAGAAGATAAAAATAATCTCACAGGAATGCACGATATCAGTATACAGTAAAATTAACACACACCTGGACAACGCTTGCATTAACTGCACCTGTGCAGGCCTTTCCGCCCTTCAGATAAGGGAAGATTAAAAGGTGTTTGGTGTCAGTAGACCAGataatgtggtgtgtgtgtaattacctacgtgtaattacctaagtgtagttacaggatgagagctatgctcgtggtggcccatcttcccagcactttgtcttataacgctttgaaattactgacggttttggcctccacccaacaccctccctccggtcggcatttTTTAATAGTTCAAGAACTGGAGTGGTGGGCTGCTGGCTCCTGTGAGCCGGCTTCCTGTCATCCCCCTtcagggggggggatggagataACTGACGAGCAGAAGTGTTAGTTGCATGAAGAATTGCTTGTTTATTTTCTTTCTAGGGGAGTTATTTTGATTTTTTTGGatgtagattgcacaggttaaccagacagtggtctgttttgattcacctacctttctgggtcctttCCCGGTCAATGGCAATTATGatgtactttaaatgtaaagtgctcatttACATTGCTCCCTATACCTCTCTAAGGGAACCAGGTTCTGGGTCATGGTTCACAGTAGACATAAGAACTccagtgactgatgaccccaaactaatatagcacatatcagtttggCTAGCTTTAGAGAGCTTCCTGGActctcccagaaaatggcatttcattacattcaacgctggttttttgtgctTCCTTGGTGCTAATTAACAATGTCAAATGAAAAAGATTATTTATTCTGAACAATTTTTCTTTGGTGCACCACAAGACAGTTAAATTTAACCCCTGCACAGTGCAAGAGCTAGTATTAGCTGTTACATTTAATTATTAAACCTTAAATGGTTTGGGTATTTAAAATTCCTAcatcatagtgtgcatgacaaaaCATAGTTCACAAAACTAATTACCAAAAATTGCATTATGATGATTCAAGGATCGGAAGTAATCTCAGATAGCAAATGGAGCCATGTATATGTTAATTATCAATACAgggattatacagtacagtacttaaaataaTTATGGGTTGTTCACAATTAGCTTTTATACATTTCAGGTCATCGCCAACACAAGGAAATAAACAAACATGGCATTGCTAGCATCTGTCCAGATGCAGCCAGCATCTTTATCAACCGACGAGAGACTTCTCTACCCTCTTCGTTTTCCATAACCACCTCATCACTGTCTTCCCTAGTGACATCGTCATTGCCATCATCATCTGTAACATCAGCAACTTCTTCCTTCACCGCATCACCCATGGAATCTCTAAGAACAAATGTGATTATGAATCTCGGAGAATCTCGGATCAGTACAAGTATGTCTTCAAAATCAGGATCTTTTCTGCGTGATGATCTCAACTCTAGAATCTCGTCTAGAGTTAGTGTTGTAGAAAGTTGTGACTATGATGAAAACACATCAGCTAGTAAACCTACTCTAGAAACTAGAAATATGCTAGCTGTAGCATCAAGTACCTCAGTGTCTGAACTCAAGAATGTGTGTATAGAGATTAAGCCCAAACAAGGTTTCTTGGACTACTCTACTCCAGATCTTCCATTGTGCCGCTATTGTGTCAAACAGTTTCTTAAGGTAAGTGGTGGAGTTTTCTTCATCTTTTTTTCTTCGACAAGGAGCCAATTAAATTGTTCCATTTTAAACAATTTCCAAAAGGAACAAAGAATAATCTGTTCCTTTCAAAGAAAAGTAACAActgaactattttttttttctacgAAAAAACTTGAAACCTGTTTCTTTTTGAGAACAGAAAcaactttaatttttttttttttttttttttttttttttagaaaagcaGTTTAGCCAAAGCCAAAAACACCAAAACTGTTAGGTTTTTAAAGTCCACCTGGATAAGATCATAAaggcacaggggggaggggggggtgcttcgacaagccaccggcttcctgtccttgtcgagaccactagtgttagtggtccTCGGGTAAATCGTGTAAAAATCACGTAGAATAACTTTTCAAGGTTTGgcgttcaagtgatttgttgaagagcaatgcaatggccagagctaaaaatctagaggcttttttgtaaattagtggGTATATCACCAAGCACTTGACTTTATTTTAAGAGTATTCTGTCATTAACATCAGAGAAATTATGCTATGCGAGTGTTTAAATTAGTTAGTAAAGTAACACAAATGAGCATATTTATGCTAAAGTTAGTAATAATAGACAAGTATATCTACACTAAGAGTTTAGTAACAATAAATGAGTCTGTATGTTTATTCCTGGAGTGGTAATCCATAGGATCTAATTCTCCTGTTTTATCTGCAGCGTAGGAAGGACCACCACTCTCGGAGCTCTTATTGTCCCC encodes:
- the LOC123772428 gene encoding uncharacterized protein isoform X2, which translates into the protein MLMAALTVPVVIGPPLCPAHSIRDPCRDPVTSQPRMPPAQVVSCQHQVARLRGVDDGCDPASDGCDPASDGCDPASDGCDPASDGCDPASDGCDPASDGCDPASDGCDPASDGCDPASDGCDPASDGCDPASDGCDPASDGCDPASDGCDPASDGCDPPILKVAAGDVTYRGEGADHVVLRVINTGQVLRLRKTLVRGPVTSREELVLRAARDREVLRHVARRILGPLLTDESQLVTLNPDTLAALRRTVEPRRQGHRQHKEINKHGIASICPDAASIFINRRETSLPSSFSITTSSLSSLVTSSLPSSSVTSATSSFTASPMESLRTNVIMNLGESRISTSMSSKSGSFLRDDLNSRISSRVSVVESCDYDENTSASKPTLETRNMLAVASSTSVSELKNVCIEIKPKQGFLDYSTPDLPLCRYCVKQFLKRRKDHHSRSSYCPLDLYSGDVERMRRAVDGLIQSPQNNFKVFQDGEPVEDCRPFSYLRDVIITALTFNFSSGNARVPKHSGPLSARSPLGRILAFQTLDDLGVFRARRLYQGLVSRVGTMQDADILLQDLGRWTDDSASLYLQCGRHKHKHHCGNTCHTRKRKHHLLSNGLIKPVINADSSVNVDQQSIADIITRDGDIHLANVDGMKVSTCTENGRLESGSSDHLAVDGSEDEEEASEEETVRKLQNYLLSTTAKDLSLMILLSGPHTSSLPHCTTANTSPFTIVLEDGVWFKCQVTGVDLVAKPPSKILKHEQDYQRLKEVLLELRNRDQLRGGVYGVATPTEV
- the LOC123772428 gene encoding uncharacterized protein isoform X1 — protein: MLMAALTVPVVIGPPLCPAHSIRDPCRDPVTSQPRMPPAQVVSCQHQVARLRGVDDGCDPASDGCDPASDGCDPASDGCDPASDGCDPASDGCDPASDGCDPASDGCDPASDGCDPASDGCDPASDGCDPASDGCDPASDGCDPASDGCDPASDGCDPPILKVAAGDVTYRGEGADHVVLRVINTGQVLRLRKTLVRGPVTSREELVLRAARDREVLRHVARRILGPLLTDESQLVTLNPDTLAALRRTVEPRRQGHRQHKEINKHGIASICPDAASIFINRRETSLPSSFSITTSSLSSLVTSSLPSSSVTSATSSFTASPMESLRTNVIMNLGESRISTSMSSKSGSFLRDDLNSRISSRVSVVESCDYDENTSASKPTLETRNMLAVASSTSVSELKNVCIEIKPKQGFLDYSTPDLPLCRYCVKQFLKRRKDHHSRSSYCPLDLYSGDVERMRRAVDGLIQSPQNNFKVFQDGEPVEDCRPFSYLRDVIITALTFNFSSGNARVPKHSGPLSARSPLGRILAFQTLDDLGVFRARRLYQGLVSRVGTMQDADILLQDLGRWTDDSASLYLQCGRHKHKHHCGNTCHTRKRKHHLLSNGLIKPVINADSSVNVDQQSIADIITRDGDIHLANVDGMKVSTCTENGRLESGSSDHLAVDGSEDEEEASEEETVRKLQNYLLSTTAKDLSLMILLSGPHTSSLPHCTTANTSPFTIVLEDGVWFKCQVTGVDLVAKPPSKILKHEQDYQRLKEVLLELRNRGFHAGAAYSRMGFTKDVYSTWTCR